A portion of the Pseudarthrobacter sp. L1SW genome contains these proteins:
- a CDS encoding bifunctional (p)ppGpp synthetase/guanosine-3',5'-bis(diphosphate) 3'-pyrophosphohydrolase, giving the protein MEERSASAPTAQGDNSPAHGTQTGVAASARPGPLVPVDNSGSRPTFPGRRERTRSRLARLTGRSTATYSPILEPLLRTVRANNPKEDFELIQRAFDVAEQSHRGQKRKSGDPYITHPVAVATILAELGLSGTTLAAALLHDTVEDTPYTLADLKRDFGPEVAMLVDGVTKLDKVSFGEAAQSETVRKMVVAMAKDIRVLMIKLADRLHNARTWRFVSAESSARKARETLEIFAPLAHRLGMNTIKWELEDLSFAALYPKVYEEIVRMVGDRTPEREKSLSVIRDQITEDLRTAKIKATITGRPKHYYSIYQKMIVRDKDFDDINDLMGVRVLVDSVRDCYAALGTMHARWNPLPGRFKDYIAMPKFNMYQSLHTTVIGPGGKPVEIQIRTHEMHRRAEYGVAAHWKYKDQPNRTAVGPGSPRDGDMGWLRSLVDWQQETSDPGEFLDSLRFEINAREVFVFTPKGEVMALPAGSTPVDFAYAVHTEVGHRTIGARVNGKLVPLNSELNHGDWVEIFTSKAEGAGPSQDWQHFVKSARARNKIRQWFSKERREEAIDRGKELLTRAMRKQNLPLQRLMTHEALAAVAEEFKYVDISGLYAGVGDGHTSAQSVMEKLVESLGGNETADDDIAEVSIPTQVTKARFSDSGVVVRGVGDVWVKLARCCTPVPPDPILGFVTRGSGVSVHRTDCTNISDLKDQPDRIVDVDWAPTQSSVFLVEIQVEALDRKSLLSDVTRVLSENHVNILAASVHTSTDRVAISRFAFEMGDPKYLSHVLSAVRRIDGVFDVYRTTGNKRRS; this is encoded by the coding sequence TTGGAAGAACGTTCGGCGTCGGCGCCAACGGCACAAGGAGACAATAGTCCCGCCCACGGTACGCAGACCGGGGTGGCCGCCTCCGCGCGCCCCGGGCCGCTCGTTCCGGTCGACAACTCCGGGTCCCGTCCCACATTCCCAGGCCGCAGGGAGCGCACCCGCTCCAGGCTCGCCCGGCTGACCGGTCGCAGCACGGCCACGTACTCTCCCATTCTTGAGCCGCTGCTCAGGACCGTCCGGGCCAACAACCCGAAAGAGGACTTCGAACTCATCCAGCGGGCGTTCGACGTCGCTGAGCAGAGCCACCGCGGGCAGAAGCGCAAAAGTGGCGATCCGTACATCACCCATCCTGTGGCCGTGGCCACCATCCTTGCCGAACTGGGCCTGAGCGGCACAACCCTTGCCGCCGCCCTGCTGCATGACACGGTGGAGGACACCCCCTACACGCTGGCCGACCTCAAGCGGGACTTCGGTCCGGAGGTGGCCATGCTGGTTGACGGCGTGACGAAGCTGGACAAAGTCAGCTTCGGCGAGGCAGCACAGTCCGAGACCGTCCGCAAGATGGTTGTTGCGATGGCCAAGGACATCCGCGTGCTGATGATCAAATTGGCTGACCGGCTGCACAACGCCCGGACCTGGCGCTTCGTGTCCGCCGAGTCCTCAGCCCGCAAGGCCCGCGAGACCCTGGAAATTTTTGCCCCGCTTGCGCACCGGCTGGGCATGAACACCATCAAGTGGGAACTGGAGGATCTTTCCTTCGCCGCGCTGTACCCCAAGGTGTACGAAGAAATTGTCCGCATGGTGGGGGACCGGACCCCCGAGCGGGAGAAGAGCCTGAGCGTCATCCGGGACCAAATCACCGAAGACCTGCGCACGGCCAAGATCAAGGCCACCATCACGGGCCGCCCCAAGCACTATTACTCCATCTACCAGAAGATGATCGTCCGCGATAAGGACTTCGACGACATCAACGACCTCATGGGTGTGCGGGTGCTGGTGGACTCCGTCAGGGACTGTTATGCAGCCCTTGGCACCATGCACGCCCGTTGGAACCCGCTGCCCGGCAGGTTCAAGGACTACATCGCGATGCCCAAGTTCAACATGTACCAGTCGCTCCACACCACGGTGATCGGGCCTGGCGGCAAACCGGTGGAAATCCAGATCCGCACGCATGAAATGCACCGCCGGGCCGAGTATGGCGTCGCCGCGCACTGGAAGTACAAGGACCAGCCCAACCGCACGGCCGTTGGCCCGGGAAGCCCACGCGACGGGGACATGGGCTGGCTGCGTTCCCTGGTGGACTGGCAGCAGGAAACCTCCGATCCCGGTGAGTTCCTGGATTCGCTACGCTTCGAGATCAACGCCCGCGAGGTCTTTGTCTTCACCCCCAAGGGCGAGGTCATGGCTTTGCCCGCAGGCTCCACCCCCGTGGACTTCGCCTACGCCGTGCACACCGAGGTGGGCCACCGGACCATCGGTGCCCGGGTCAACGGCAAACTGGTACCGCTCAACAGCGAACTGAACCACGGCGACTGGGTTGAGATCTTCACCTCCAAGGCCGAGGGGGCGGGGCCGAGCCAGGACTGGCAGCATTTCGTCAAGAGCGCCAGGGCACGGAACAAGATCCGCCAGTGGTTCAGCAAGGAGCGCCGCGAAGAAGCCATCGACCGCGGTAAGGAACTGCTGACCCGTGCAATGCGCAAGCAGAACCTTCCCCTGCAGCGGCTGATGACCCACGAGGCCCTCGCCGCGGTGGCGGAGGAATTCAAGTACGTTGATATCTCCGGCCTGTACGCCGGCGTCGGGGACGGCCATACGTCCGCGCAGTCGGTCATGGAGAAGCTGGTCGAAAGTCTCGGCGGCAATGAAACCGCCGACGACGACATTGCCGAAGTCAGCATCCCAACCCAGGTCACCAAAGCCCGTTTCTCCGATTCGGGCGTGGTGGTCCGCGGCGTAGGCGATGTCTGGGTGAAGCTGGCCCGCTGCTGCACACCGGTCCCGCCGGATCCCATCCTGGGCTTCGTAACAAGGGGCTCGGGCGTCTCAGTCCACAGGACCGACTGCACCAACATCTCGGACTTGAAGGACCAGCCGGACAGGATTGTGGACGTGGACTGGGCGCCGACACAGTCCAGCGTCTTCCTGGTGGAGATCCAGGTGGAGGCACTGGACCGCAAGTCCCTCCTGTCCGACGTCACCCGGGTCCTGTCCGAGAACCACGTGAACATCCTGGCAGCCAGTGTGCACACGTCCACGGACAGGGTGGCCATCTCAAGGTTTGCCTTTGAGATGGGCGACCCCAAGTACTTGAGCCACGTCCTGAGCGCCGTCCGCAGGATTGACGGGGTGTTCGACGTCTACCGGACCACTGGAAACAAGCGCCGGAGCTAG